The following proteins are encoded in a genomic region of Oceanisphaera profunda:
- a CDS encoding YcjF family protein codes for MAKFSFDKLKALINPSKNPDLTVAEEFQRQNLPTLWLLGKTGAGKSTLLQAITGNSAIEVGNGFQPCTLTAMSYDFPESLPLIRFLDTRGLGEADYDPSADIAELAKSGNAVVVIMKVDEQEQSAVESALKKIHKKSDIKHLLLIHTAVLSLDGADRRHAMQANEHKVANIWGKNFASVGVDFVVEDGEIYNYDSLLSELAKLLPVLGLLAEHKEHATVEERNFHQCEKEVLWYAGTAAASDLIPVVGLVSVPAVQAKMLHSLANQYGVEWNKKTFGEIISTLGSSFALQYSLKLASRQVIKIIPVYGQTVGAVAAAAMSFGTTYGLGRAASYYLYRKSKGEPVSAPDMQALYKEALMKGKRASGYEKT; via the coding sequence ATGGCAAAATTTAGCTTTGATAAACTTAAAGCCTTGATAAATCCCAGTAAGAATCCAGATTTGACGGTGGCTGAAGAGTTTCAGCGGCAAAACCTGCCCACCTTGTGGCTGTTGGGTAAAACAGGGGCGGGCAAGTCTACTTTGCTGCAAGCCATCACAGGTAATTCCGCCATTGAAGTCGGTAATGGCTTTCAACCTTGCACCTTAACGGCGATGAGTTATGACTTTCCTGAATCGTTGCCCTTAATCCGCTTTTTAGATACCCGAGGCTTAGGCGAGGCAGACTATGATCCCAGTGCAGATATAGCTGAGCTGGCGAAATCCGGTAATGCGGTGGTGGTGATCATGAAGGTGGATGAACAAGAGCAGTCTGCCGTTGAAAGTGCGTTAAAGAAAATACATAAAAAATCTGATATTAAGCATTTACTGCTTATTCACACCGCAGTATTAAGCCTTGATGGTGCTGACCGTCGCCATGCCATGCAGGCTAACGAACATAAAGTCGCGAACATTTGGGGCAAAAACTTTGCATCAGTGGGCGTAGATTTTGTAGTGGAAGACGGTGAAATTTATAATTATGACTCGCTATTATCCGAATTAGCTAAGCTGCTGCCGGTGCTTGGCTTGCTCGCCGAGCATAAAGAACACGCCACTGTGGAAGAGCGCAATTTTCATCAATGTGAAAAAGAAGTGCTGTGGTATGCGGGCACGGCGGCTGCCAGTGATTTAATTCCGGTAGTGGGATTAGTTTCGGTGCCCGCCGTGCAAGCTAAAATGCTGCACAGTCTGGCGAATCAGTACGGTGTGGAGTGGAATAAGAAAACCTTTGGGGAAATCATCAGCACTTTAGGCAGTAGCTTTGCCCTGCAATATTCACTTAAATTAGCCAGCCGCCAAGTCATAAAAATTATTCCCGTTTATGGGCAAACCGTGGGCGCGGTCGCGGCAGCGGCCATGAGTTTTGGCACCACCTATGGCTTAGGCCGGGCGGCGAGCTATTATCTGTATCGAAAGAGTAAAGGCGAGCCAGTGTCGGCACCGGATATGCAGGCACTGTATAAAGAAGCATTAATGAAGGGCAAGCGAGCATCCGGTTATGAGAAAACTTAA
- a CDS encoding GTPase family protein, with product MRKLKSLYFTLARLSGDRWSVAVLVCVLPMLILMGFGIVLAIKYGYMLALSLSITLSVGLVFLMMCFAKVLVAKKQQTHSSQQGEEGTERVKSMGADDDLVAASPDWSNRERAIWQATKAYSRALLAHDSDWVDMDKKVLLVFERVAKEYNKQSLDFSIAEGLKLIEEISRRYRLVLKEHIPVVEYLKISHLKSGYEAYDKYGDFGPVLVTVLKSLNYAKNIFINPAKAVSDFISQQFSSNMTKGLIDDMQLKAKEALLDEVASVAINLYSKRFRIEDLDVKPSSTLETDQAHVAAQLEPIRIVIVGQVGAGKSSLTNLLNGEFAVEVGVLATTSGLTVCETQFGDAAVKIIDLPGLDGQAATEQLIFSELLKSDLVLWVVKANQPARELDNKFRQKIKQYYAQAKNISRKEPTIICIVNQVDMLNPVQDWQPPYDLTDPSNPKSKIISQALAYNKELLTPDFTLVLSISDTKPHFGVDDLKLLLNEQLLNAYNVQLNRNRKDAIHQRVKIREQARRVGRSTKVLAQGAFKHLKHKYTNPPK from the coding sequence ATGAGAAAACTTAAAAGCCTTTATTTCACCTTAGCGCGGCTTTCGGGGGATCGCTGGTCGGTGGCGGTGCTGGTCTGCGTACTGCCGATGTTGATCCTGATGGGCTTTGGCATTGTACTGGCCATCAAATACGGTTATATGCTGGCGCTCTCGTTATCCATCACCCTCAGCGTGGGGCTGGTGTTTTTGATGATGTGCTTCGCTAAAGTATTGGTCGCCAAAAAGCAGCAAACTCACAGCAGCCAGCAGGGGGAGGAGGGCACTGAGAGAGTCAAGAGTATGGGCGCCGATGATGACTTGGTGGCAGCGTCGCCGGATTGGTCTAACCGTGAGCGAGCGATATGGCAAGCTACTAAAGCCTACTCAAGAGCCTTGCTGGCACACGACAGTGATTGGGTAGACATGGATAAAAAAGTGCTGCTGGTGTTTGAGCGGGTGGCTAAAGAATATAACAAGCAGTCACTGGATTTTTCCATTGCCGAGGGGCTGAAATTAATTGAGGAAATCAGTCGGCGTTATCGCTTGGTATTAAAAGAGCACATTCCGGTAGTGGAATATTTAAAAATCTCACATCTTAAGTCTGGTTATGAGGCTTATGATAAATACGGTGATTTCGGCCCCGTTCTCGTGACGGTATTAAAATCATTAAATTACGCCAAAAATATCTTTATCAACCCCGCCAAAGCGGTGTCTGATTTTATTAGTCAACAGTTTTCATCCAATATGACCAAAGGCCTTATCGATGACATGCAACTCAAGGCTAAAGAGGCATTATTAGATGAAGTGGCGTCCGTGGCCATTAATCTATATAGCAAGCGCTTTAGAATAGAGGACTTGGATGTAAAACCCTCTTCCACTCTGGAAACCGACCAAGCTCATGTGGCGGCACAATTAGAGCCGATTCGTATTGTCATTGTTGGCCAAGTGGGCGCCGGTAAGTCGTCGCTCACCAATCTCTTAAACGGTGAATTTGCAGTAGAAGTCGGAGTGCTAGCCACCACTAGTGGTCTAACGGTGTGTGAAACCCAGTTTGGCGACGCCGCCGTGAAGATTATTGACTTGCCCGGCTTAGATGGCCAAGCGGCCACCGAGCAATTAATATTTTCCGAGCTCTTAAAATCTGATCTGGTGTTGTGGGTAGTGAAAGCCAATCAACCGGCCCGAGAATTAGATAACAAGTTTCGACAGAAAATTAAGCAGTATTATGCGCAAGCCAAAAATATTTCTCGCAAAGAGCCGACCATAATTTGCATCGTTAATCAGGTGGACATGCTCAATCCGGTGCAGGATTGGCAGCCGCCTTATGACTTAACGGATCCGAGTAATCCTAAGTCAAAAATTATTAGCCAAGCGCTGGCCTATAACAAAGAGCTATTAACGCCAGACTTTACGCTAGTGCTGTCTATCTCCGATACCAAACCACATTTTGGTGTGGATGATTTAAAATTATTGCTCAATGAGCAACTGCTCAACGCTTATAACGTACAGCTCAACCGTAATCGCAAAGACGCCATTCACCAACGCGTTAAGATCCGCGAGCAAGCCCGCCGCGTAGGCCGCTCTACTAAAGTCTTAGCGCAAGGGGCGTTTAAACACCTTAAGCATAAATACACCAATCCACCTAAGTGA